Proteins encoded together in one Candidatus Cloacimonadota bacterium window:
- a CDS encoding four helix bundle protein: MNEKKPNIIRDKSFIFALRIVKLYKFLVDKKEFVLSKQLLRSGTAIGALVREAEHAESKADFIHKMAIAQKKANETDYWIELLFQSEYLKKEQYQSINY, translated from the coding sequence ATGAATGAAAAGAAACCAAATATTATTAGAGATAAGAGTTTTATTTTTGCATTGCGGATTGTGAAACTGTATAAATTTCTTGTTGATAAAAAGGAATTTGTATTGAGTAAACAACTGCTTCGAAGTGGAACGGCTATTGGGGCTTTGGTGCGTGAGGCGGAACATGCAGAGAGCAAGGCTGATTTTATTCATAAAATGGCAATTGCCCAAAAAAAAGCCAATGAAACAGACTATTGGATAGAATTACTCTTTCAATCTGAATATTTAAAAAAAGAACAATATCAATCAATCAATTATTAA
- the ispF gene encoding 2-C-methyl-D-erythritol 2,4-cyclodiphosphate synthase: MRIGSGYDVHKLVRGRVLVLGGVTIPFQKGLKGHSDADVLVHSVCDAMLGAAGLGDIGHHFPDSDPEFKDISSLILLKRCLDSLLKKGFSIVNIDCTIFAEAPKLMPFKREMEEKIASVLKISSNSVNVKATTTEGLGFAGRGEGIAAHTVILITATGRPGHLL, translated from the coding sequence ATGAGAATCGGGTCAGGATATGATGTACACAAACTGGTCAGAGGGCGTGTTCTTGTACTGGGAGGAGTTACAATTCCTTTTCAAAAGGGGTTAAAAGGTCATTCAGATGCTGATGTGCTTGTGCATTCTGTGTGTGATGCCATGCTTGGAGCTGCAGGACTCGGGGATATAGGCCATCATTTTCCTGATTCAGATCCGGAATTTAAAGATATTTCCAGTCTGATTCTTCTGAAAAGGTGTTTGGATTCTCTTTTGAAAAAAGGGTTTTCAATCGTTAATATTGACTGCACAATTTTTGCAGAGGCTCCAAAACTTATGCCTTTTAAGAGAGAGATGGAAGAGAAAATTGCCTCTGTTTTAAAAATATCTTCAAACAGTGTCAATGTAAAGGCCACAACAACTGAAGGTCTTGGGTTTGCAGGAAGAGGTGAGGGAATTGCTGCCCACACCGTTATTTTAATAACTGCCACGGGCAGACCTGGCCATCTTCTATAA